One stretch of Passer domesticus isolate bPasDom1 chromosome 2, bPasDom1.hap1, whole genome shotgun sequence DNA includes these proteins:
- the LOC135291103 gene encoding oligodendrocyte transcription factor 2, producing the protein MDSDASLVSSRPSSPEPDDLFLTARNKGSGGGFTGGTVSSSTQSDSPPELSAELRSAMSAAGVVVVDKLGFKSSSSSSSSSSSSSSKKDKKQMTEPELQQLRLKINSRERKRMHDLNIAMDGLREVMPYAHGPSVRKLSKIATLLLARNYILMLTNSLEEMKRLVSEIYGGHHAGFHPAACPGGMGAHSAPLPGHPAHPASHPVHHPILPPAAVSSASLPGSGLSAVSSIRPPHGLLKSPSAAAAAAAPLGSGFQHWGGMPCPCSMCQVSAPPHHHVSGMGTASLPRLATDTK; encoded by the coding sequence ATGGACTCGGACGCCAGCCTGGTTTCCAGCCGCCCGTCCTCGCCGGAGCCCGATGACCTCTTCCTCACGGCCAGGAATAAAGGCAGCGGCGGGGGCTTCACGGGCGGCACCGTGTCCAGCTCCACGCAGAGCGACTCGCCGCCGGAGCTGAGCGCCGAGCTGCGCAGCGCCATGAGCGCTGcgggggtggtggtggtggacAAGCTGGGCTTCAAGTCCTCCTCGTCGTCCTCGTCGTCGTcgtcctcttcctcctccaagaAGGACAAGAAGCAGATGACGGAGccggagctgcagcagctgcggcTGAAGATCAACAGCCGGGAGCGCAAGAGGATGCACGACCTGAACATCGCCATGGACGGGCTGCGGGAGGTGATGCCCTACGCGCACGGCCCGTCGGTGCGCAAGCTCTCCAAGATCGCCACGCTCCTCCTGGCGCGCAACTACATCCTCATGCTCACCAACTCCCTGGAGGAGATGAAGCGCCTGGTCAGCGAGATCTACGGCGGCCACCACGCCGGCTTCCACCCCGCCGCCTGCCCCGGCGGCATGGGCGCTCACTCGGCGCCGCTGCCCGGCCACCCGGCGCACCCGGCCTCGCACCCCGTGCACCACCCCATCCTGCCCCCCGCCGCCGTCTCCAGCGCCTCCCTGCCCGGCTCCGGCCTCTCCGCCGTCAGCTCCATCCGGCCCCCGCACGGCCTCCTCAAGTCGCcctcggccgccgccgccgccgccgccccgctgGGCAGCGGCTTCCAGCACTGGGGCGGGATGCCGTGCCCCTGCAGCATGTGCCAGGTGTCGGCCCCGCCGCACCACCACGTCTCCGGCATGGGCACGGCCAGCCTGCCCAGATTAGCCACCGACACCAAATGA